The following are encoded in a window of Kogia breviceps isolate mKogBre1 chromosome 12, mKogBre1 haplotype 1, whole genome shotgun sequence genomic DNA:
- the TUBA1B gene encoding tubulin alpha-1B chain, with the protein MRECISIHVGQAGVQIGNACWELYCLEHGIQPDGQMPSDKTIGGGDDSFNTFFSETGAGKHVPRAVFVDLEPTVIDEVRTGTYRQLFHPEQLITGKEDAANNYARGHYTIGKEIIDLVLDRIRKLADQCTGLQGFLVFHSFGGGTGSGFTSLLMERLSVDYGKKSKLEFSIYPAPQVSTAVVEPYNSILTTHTTLEHSDCAFMVDNEAIYDICRRNLDIERPTYTNLNRLISQIVSSITASLRFDGALNVDLTEFQTNLVPYPRIHFPLATYAPVISAEKAYHEQLSVAEITNACFEPANQMVKCDPRHGKYMACCLLYRGDVVPKDVNAAIATIKTKRSIQFVDWCPTGFKVGINYQPPTVVPGGDLAKVQRAVCMLSNTTAIAEAWARLDHKFDLMYAKRAFVHWYVGEGMEEGEFSEAREDMAALEKDYEEVGVDSVEGEGEEEGEEY; encoded by the exons ATG CGTGAGTGCATCTCCATCCACGTTGGCCAGGCTGGTGTCCAGATCGGCAATGCCTGCTGGGAGCTCTACTGCCTGGAACACGGCATCCAGCCTGATGGCCAGATGCCAAGTGACAAGACTATCGGGGGAGGAGATGACTCCTTCAACACCTTCTTCAGTGAGACAGGCGCTGGCAAACATGTGCCCAGGGCAGTGTTTGTAGACCTGGAACCCACGGTCATTG ATGAAGTTCGCACTGGCACCTACCGCCAGCTCTTCCACCCTGAGCAGCTCATCACAGGCAAGGAAGATGCTGCCAATAACTATGCCCGAGGTCACTACACCATTGGCAAGGAGATCATTGACCTCGTCTTGGACCGAATTCGGAAACTG GCTGACCAGTGCACAGGTCTCCAGGGCTTCTTGGTTTTCCACAGCTTTGGCGGGGGAACTGGTTCCGGGTTCACCTCCCTGCTGATGGAACGTCTCTCTGTCGATTATGGCAAGAAGTCCAAGCTGGAGTTCTCCATTTACCCAGCCCCTCAGGTTTCCACAGCTGTAGTTGAGCCCTACAACTCCATCCTCACCACCCACACCACCCTGGAGCACTCTGATTGTGCCTTCATGGTAGACAATGAGGCCATCTATGACATCTGTCGTAGAAACCTTGATATTGAGCGCCCAACCTACACGAATCTTAACCGCCTTATTAGCCAGATTGTGTCCTCCATCACTGCTTCCCTGCGATTTGATGGAGCCCTGAATGTTGATCTGACAGAATTCCAGACCAACCTGGTGCCCTATCCCCGCATCCACTTCCCTCTGGCCACATATGCCCCTGTCATCTCTGCTGAGAAAGCCTACCATGAACAGCTTTCTGTAGCAGAGATCACCAATGCTTGCTTTGAGCCAGCCAACCAGATGGTGAAATGCGACCCTCGCCATGGTAAATACATGGCCTGCTGCCTGTTGTACCGTGGCGATGTGGTTCCCAAAGATGTCAATGCTGCGATTGCCACCATCAAGACCAAGCGCAGCATCCAGTTTGTGGACTGGTGCCCCACTGGCTTCAAAGTTGGCATTAATTACCAGCCTCCCACTGTGGTACCTGGTGGAGACCTGGCCAAAGTACAGCGAGCTGTGTGCATGCTGAGCAACACCACAGCCATCGCTGAGGCCTGGGCTCGCCTGGACCACAAGTTTGACCTGATGTATGCCAAGCGTGCCTTTGTTCACTGGTACGTGGGTGAGGGCATGGAGGAAGGAGAGTTTTCTGAGGCCCGTGAGGACATGGCTGCCCTTGAGAAGGATTATGAGGAGGTTGGTGTGGATTCTgttgaaggagagggagaggaagaaggagaagagtaCTAA